The following coding sequences are from one Natrarchaeobaculum sulfurireducens window:
- a CDS encoding FAD-binding protein, translated as MYEHDVIVVGAGGAGLRAAIAAHEAGADTALVTKLHPVRSHTGAAEGGINAALQEGDDWELHAYDTMKGSDYLGDAPAVETLAQDSPEDTMRLEHWGMPFSREEDGRVSQRPFGGLSYPRTTYAGAETGHHLLHVMYEQVVKRGIQVYDEWYVMNLATSDEPDPNDRTCHGVVAYDVQSGNIEGFKANDGVILATGGPGQAFDHTTNAVSCTGDGHAIAYRAGVPLEDMEFIQFHPTSLPSTGVLISEGVRGEGGILYNEEGERFMFEYGYANNSGELASRDVVSRAELTEVNEGRGVNDEYVYLDMRHLGEERILDRLENILHLAEDFEGVDGLVEPMPVKPGQHYAMGGIETDENGQTCIDGLYAAGECACVSVHGGNRLGGNALPELIVFGKRAGRHAAGEDLGDAQIRTGYGEDVEDETDADLPVTPGEAGIDTDDGVAADGGVTADVEGLLERTVERERERVDRLMDKDDGIQHAEIRQKLQTAMTDYVNVFRTEEGIKKALKVIRECREEYQDVYVDDPSRTFNTDLQQTYETRNLIDVAETIALGALVRNEFRGAHWRQERQERDDENWLKHTLISWNGGKPDIFYRPVILEGEEKTYEPKVRSY; from the coding sequence ATGTACGAACACGATGTCATCGTGGTCGGCGCCGGTGGCGCCGGCCTTCGGGCCGCAATCGCAGCGCACGAGGCGGGTGCCGACACGGCACTCGTCACGAAACTCCACCCGGTCCGCAGTCACACCGGCGCGGCCGAGGGTGGAATCAACGCCGCCCTTCAAGAGGGCGACGACTGGGAACTCCACGCCTACGACACGATGAAAGGCTCCGACTACCTGGGCGACGCCCCGGCAGTCGAGACCCTCGCACAGGACTCCCCCGAGGACACGATGCGCTTAGAGCACTGGGGAATGCCCTTCTCACGTGAAGAAGACGGGCGAGTCTCCCAGCGACCGTTCGGTGGTCTCTCCTACCCACGAACGACGTATGCCGGTGCCGAAACCGGCCACCACCTGCTGCACGTGATGTACGAGCAGGTCGTCAAACGCGGCATCCAGGTGTACGACGAGTGGTACGTGATGAACCTCGCGACCAGCGACGAGCCCGACCCGAACGACCGCACCTGCCACGGCGTCGTCGCCTACGACGTCCAGTCCGGCAATATCGAGGGCTTCAAAGCGAACGACGGTGTTATCCTCGCGACCGGTGGCCCCGGCCAGGCGTTCGACCACACCACCAACGCCGTCTCCTGTACCGGCGACGGCCACGCCATCGCCTACCGCGCTGGCGTCCCGCTCGAGGACATGGAGTTCATCCAGTTCCACCCAACGTCGCTTCCTTCGACCGGCGTCCTCATCAGTGAGGGTGTCCGTGGAGAGGGCGGAATCCTCTACAACGAGGAAGGTGAGCGGTTCATGTTCGAATACGGCTACGCGAACAACTCCGGCGAACTCGCCAGCCGCGACGTCGTCTCGCGAGCCGAACTCACCGAGGTCAACGAGGGCCGTGGCGTCAACGACGAGTACGTCTACCTCGACATGCGCCACCTCGGCGAAGAACGCATCCTCGATCGCCTCGAGAACATCCTCCATCTCGCAGAGGACTTCGAGGGCGTCGACGGCCTCGTCGAGCCGATGCCGGTCAAGCCCGGCCAGCACTACGCGATGGGCGGGATCGAAACCGACGAGAACGGTCAGACCTGTATCGACGGCCTCTATGCGGCCGGCGAATGTGCCTGTGTCTCCGTCCACGGCGGAAACCGACTGGGTGGTAACGCCCTGCCCGAACTGATCGTCTTCGGTAAGCGCGCCGGCCGCCACGCCGCCGGTGAAGACCTCGGCGACGCCCAGATCCGGACCGGTTACGGTGAGGACGTCGAAGACGAAACCGACGCCGATCTTCCCGTCACGCCCGGCGAGGCCGGCATCGATACCGACGATGGAGTCGCTGCCGACGGTGGTGTCACAGCAGACGTTGAGGGACTGCTCGAGCGCACCGTCGAACGCGAGCGCGAACGCGTCGACCGACTGATGGACAAAGACGATGGCATCCAGCACGCCGAAATCCGCCAGAAGCTCCAGACGGCGATGACCGACTACGTCAACGTCTTCCGGACCGAGGAGGGCATCAAGAAGGCGCTGAAGGTCATCCGCGAGTGCCGCGAGGAGTACCAGGACGTCTACGTCGACGACCCGTCGCGAACGTTCAACACCGATCTCCAGCAGACCTACGAGACGCGGAACCTGATCGACGTCGCCGAGACGATCGCACTGGGTGCGCTCGTCCGCAACGAGTTCCGCGGTGCCCACTGGCGCCAGGAGCGCCAGGAACGTGACGACGAGAACTGGCTCAAACACACGCTAATCTCGTGGAACGGCGGTAAGCCCGACATCTTCTACCGTCCAGTCATCCTCGAGGGCGAAGAGAAGACCTACGAACCCAAGGTCCGTAGCTACTGA
- a CDS encoding succinate dehydrogenase/fumarate reductase iron-sulfur subunit, with protein sequence MSTQQPEPETQEAPQDPEMKGAESPVDQRERESGMADQTSVDDANLEGETVHIKVFRYDPEVEAKQEPRFDDFHVPFTKGMTVLDAVMYARDEYDSSLTFRHSCRQAVCGSDAFFVNGKQQLGCKTQIADLEQPVRIEPLPHQEVVKDLVVDMEHFYDQMHAVEPYFQNEDTPDASALEEQRQSRENREKIKMSTRCIWCASCVSSCNIAAGDNQYLGPAAINKAYRFAMDEREPEEIKEHRLRIIEQEHGVWRCQTQFSCTEVCPKDIPLTEHIQALKREAVKKNLKFW encoded by the coding sequence ATGAGCACCCAACAACCAGAACCAGAAACCCAGGAAGCACCGCAAGACCCGGAGATGAAAGGCGCGGAGTCGCCGGTCGACCAGCGGGAACGCGAGAGCGGGATGGCCGACCAGACGTCGGTCGACGACGCCAATCTCGAGGGCGAGACGGTTCACATCAAGGTGTTCCGCTACGACCCCGAAGTCGAAGCGAAACAGGAACCCCGCTTCGACGACTTCCACGTTCCCTTCACGAAGGGGATGACCGTCCTCGACGCGGTCATGTACGCCCGTGACGAGTACGACTCGTCGCTGACGTTCCGTCACTCCTGTCGGCAGGCCGTCTGTGGCTCCGACGCTTTTTTCGTCAACGGGAAACAACAACTCGGCTGTAAGACCCAGATCGCTGATCTCGAACAGCCGGTTCGGATCGAACCGCTGCCACACCAGGAAGTCGTCAAGGACCTGGTCGTCGACATGGAGCACTTCTACGACCAGATGCACGCCGTCGAGCCGTACTTCCAGAACGAGGATACGCCCGACGCGAGCGCGCTCGAAGAACAGCGTCAAAGTCGTGAAAACCGCGAGAAGATCAAGATGTCCACTCGCTGTATCTGGTGTGCATCGTGTGTCTCCTCGTGTAACATCGCGGCTGGCGACAACCAGTATCTCGGGCCGGCAGCGATCAACAAGGCCTACCGGTTCGCGATGGACGAACGCGAACCCGAAGAGATCAAAGAGCACCGACTCCGCATCATCGAACAGGAACACGGTGTCTGGCGCTGTCAGACTCAGTTCTCCTGTACCGAGGTGTGTCCGAAAGACATCCCGCTCACTGAGCACATTCAGGCGCTCAAACGGGAAGCCGTCAAAAAGAACCTGAAATTCTGGTAA
- a CDS encoding succinate dehydrogenase, whose amino-acid sequence MAERYSSFTPGGTGWLLQRITAAFLVVVLAFHFFQLHFVNHAAEITLAGTEARMENIGYFLTMVLFLYAGAFHGINGVYNALVNQGLDGTPKKVVLGVLIIAGVALVAQGTYVALVMAGMI is encoded by the coding sequence ATGGCCGAACGCTACTCGTCGTTCACGCCAGGGGGGACCGGCTGGTTGCTCCAGCGCATCACGGCGGCGTTCCTCGTCGTCGTGCTCGCGTTTCACTTCTTCCAGCTGCACTTCGTCAACCACGCGGCCGAAATCACCCTCGCGGGAACTGAGGCCCGTATGGAGAACATCGGCTACTTCCTGACGATGGTGCTGTTCCTGTACGCGGGCGCGTTCCACGGCATCAACGGTGTCTACAACGCGTTGGTCAACCAGGGACTCGACGGTACCCCAAAGAAAGTAGTGCTTGGGGTCCTGATTATCGCAGGTGTAGCGCTCGTCGCCCAGGGAACGTACGTTGCACTCGTCATGGCCGGAATGATCTAA
- a CDS encoding succinate dehydrogenase, cytochrome b556 subunit → MSQSYNRGLIEDFGRWKEFSAGMWAWIFHKFTGWMLIGYLFTHIAVLSTATSGETVEVNAADLPNIEGTGVTEVPLYDATLGGLEGLFIIRVLEVGLLAVAVFHILNGLRLLMVDLGIGLEAQDKSFYASLILTGIITVASVPTFMTGVGF, encoded by the coding sequence ATGAGTCAGTCTTACAATCGCGGTCTCATCGAGGACTTCGGTCGGTGGAAGGAGTTCTCGGCCGGAATGTGGGCGTGGATTTTCCACAAGTTCACCGGGTGGATGTTGATCGGCTACCTGTTCACCCACATCGCCGTACTGAGTACTGCCACGTCGGGAGAGACGGTCGAAGTGAACGCAGCGGACTTGCCGAACATCGAGGGAACGGGCGTCACGGAAGTGCCCCTTTACGACGCGACGCTCGGCGGGCTCGAGGGCTTGTTCATCATCCGTGTACTCGAGGTTGGACTGCTGGCGGTTGCAGTCTTCCACATCCTGAACGGGTTGCGTCTGCTGATGGTCGACCTCGGCATCGGGCTGGAAGCACAGGATAAGAGCTTCTACGCCTCGCTGATCCTGACCGGCATCATCACGGTCGCAAGCGTGCCAACGTTCATGACGGGGGTTGGGTTCTAA
- a CDS encoding succinylglutamate desuccinylase/aspartoacylase family protein, whose product MSDYDSGDEPPDGGSSEPDDVFTYNGGRVDPGESANIRYGISETYLGDPVRIPVTVVNGAYPGPTVFLSAAAHGDELNGIEVVREVAHDWDHSQLHGTLVCLPVMNVPGFLAQERYLPIYDRDLNRSFPGREGSTSARRMAHRIFTNFIEPCDLGIDFHTSTRGRTNMLHVRANMSDPTVDRLAKSFSSNVVIAGRGPAGTLRREATDAGVPTITVEMGEAHRFQRTLIDRALTGVASALAEFGCHPDSSVHWPGWRTIIDDDDEKTWLRADAGGIVDMKRGRGALVEDGEVICTITNPFKEEDEVVTVEAPFTGLIVGVLENPVVYPGNPLCHLVGLSPDTRTALQRERRPESSQSEL is encoded by the coding sequence ATGAGCGATTACGATTCGGGCGACGAACCGCCCGACGGTGGCTCGTCTGAGCCGGACGACGTCTTTACCTACAACGGCGGTCGCGTCGATCCCGGAGAGTCCGCCAACATCCGCTACGGCATTAGCGAAACGTACCTGGGAGACCCCGTCAGAATTCCCGTCACCGTCGTCAACGGGGCGTATCCGGGTCCGACGGTGTTCCTCTCCGCGGCGGCTCACGGGGACGAACTCAACGGCATCGAAGTCGTTCGTGAGGTCGCCCACGACTGGGATCACTCTCAGCTTCACGGGACGCTGGTCTGTCTGCCCGTGATGAACGTCCCCGGCTTTCTCGCCCAGGAGCGATATCTGCCGATCTACGACCGGGACCTGAATCGGTCGTTCCCTGGGCGGGAGGGCTCGACGAGCGCGAGACGGATGGCCCACCGTATCTTCACAAATTTCATCGAACCCTGTGATCTGGGTATCGATTTTCACACTTCGACACGGGGGCGGACAAACATGCTCCACGTTCGGGCGAACATGAGCGATCCGACCGTCGACCGCCTCGCCAAGTCGTTCAGTTCGAACGTCGTCATCGCCGGTCGGGGGCCGGCCGGAACCCTGCGGCGTGAGGCTACCGACGCTGGCGTTCCGACCATTACGGTCGAAATGGGCGAGGCACATCGCTTCCAGCGGACGCTCATCGACCGCGCGCTAACTGGCGTCGCGAGCGCTCTCGCCGAGTTCGGCTGTCATCCCGATTCGTCGGTTCACTGGCCCGGCTGGCGGACGATCATCGACGACGACGACGAGAAAACCTGGCTCCGTGCCGACGCCGGCGGCATCGTCGACATGAAACGCGGCCGCGGCGCGCTCGTCGAGGATGGCGAGGTGATCTGTACGATCACGAACCCATTCAAAGAAGAGGACGAAGTCGTCACCGTCGAAGCCCCCTTCACCGGCCTGATCGTCGGCGTCCTCGAGAACCCCGTCGTCTACCCGGGTAATCCCCTCTGTCACCTGGTCGGGCTCTCCCCGGACACTCGAACGGCGCTCCAGCGTGAGCGGCGACCCGAAAGCTCGCAGTCGGAACTCTGA
- a CDS encoding GNAT family N-acetyltransferase, which produces MQLHEATPDDVSDVQQIARNSLNSTYTDFLEESTIDDALEEWYGESFTDELEDDHSFVLLVERDGDPVAFSQSDLIGDRHKTGRILWLHVDPDHRGGGTGVRLLVRTREKLLEEGAEQVQGFVLEDNEGGNQFYRDHGFEQAGQREVEIGDERFTENVYVEGDVDEEGWAAIDELEVDDGVVYVSFGEAARGVQAPFYRTYQTEERSELYGWFCGNCDSLDNAMDSMGRIECNSCGNRRKATRWDASYL; this is translated from the coding sequence ATGCAGCTGCATGAAGCAACTCCGGACGACGTCAGCGATGTCCAGCAGATCGCCAGGAACTCGCTCAACTCGACGTACACGGACTTTCTCGAGGAGTCGACCATCGATGACGCACTCGAGGAGTGGTACGGCGAGTCGTTCACCGACGAACTCGAGGACGACCACTCGTTCGTCCTCCTCGTCGAGCGCGATGGCGACCCGGTCGCGTTCTCTCAGAGCGACCTGATCGGCGACCGCCACAAGACCGGCCGCATCCTCTGGCTCCACGTCGACCCCGACCACCGTGGCGGCGGAACGGGCGTTCGACTGCTCGTTCGCACCCGGGAGAAACTCCTCGAGGAAGGTGCCGAACAGGTTCAGGGGTTCGTCCTCGAGGACAACGAGGGTGGCAACCAGTTCTACCGAGATCACGGCTTCGAGCAAGCGGGTCAGCGCGAGGTAGAGATCGGCGACGAACGGTTCACCGAAAACGTCTACGTCGAGGGCGACGTCGACGAGGAGGGCTGGGCCGCGATCGACGAACTCGAGGTCGATGATGGGGTGGTTTACGTGAGTTTCGGTGAGGCCGCACGGGGCGTGCAAGCACCGTTCTACAGGACGTATCAAACCGAGGAACGATCGGAGCTGTACGGCTGGTTCTGTGGGAACTGCGACTCACTCGATAACGCCATGGATTCGATGGGACGCATCGAGTGCAACAGCTGTGGCAATCGCCGCAAAGCGACGCGCTGGGACGCCTCGTACCTGTAG
- a CDS encoding oligosaccharide flippase family protein, which yields MSTRDHIVRGFKATLVSRAIYMVSSALLMFILARVLNPDGYGALYWAIGILAVVQLFADLGLGKSTARYISEYGEAGEGQIPHLLKSAIAYKLIILSVVSYVLLLFHEQIAVLLGDPGAAPFLAAGVLFIIANSFNVFAQIVFQGFNRLEYSAAVQAISGATRLVFAVGFVLLGFGAIGALFGYIVGYALAGVVGLALLYRRFYGEYEPAENYEEGLSRRLLEYSVPLTATRSANVIDKRIDVVLVGVFLTPAAVGFYQLGKQIVDFVLAPAESLGFTISPNFGEQKAAGQLEQARQIYETSLTHTMLLYVPAAAGLVLVAEPFVTMVFGADYAGAVPVLQILAGFVVLQAITNLTSDSLDYLGRARERAIAKGATSIANFGLNIVLIPTMGVIGAAIATVMTHTVYVAVNVYVVHTELSLRLARLGRAMGLVCAITAVMAGAVWIVTPMISSLAMLFGAIALGTATWAVLAVASGMLDLREVRAVIR from the coding sequence ATGAGTACACGAGATCACATCGTTCGCGGCTTCAAGGCCACGCTCGTCTCGCGAGCGATCTACATGGTCTCGAGCGCGCTGTTGATGTTTATTCTGGCGCGTGTTCTCAACCCGGACGGCTACGGGGCGCTGTACTGGGCGATCGGGATTCTTGCGGTGGTCCAGCTCTTTGCCGATCTGGGTCTCGGGAAGTCGACGGCGCGATACATCTCCGAGTACGGCGAGGCGGGTGAGGGACAGATCCCGCACCTGCTCAAATCGGCCATCGCGTACAAACTCATCATCCTCTCCGTCGTCTCTTACGTGCTGTTGCTCTTTCACGAACAGATCGCCGTCCTCCTCGGCGATCCTGGGGCGGCCCCGTTTCTTGCAGCGGGCGTCCTCTTCATCATTGCCAACTCGTTCAACGTCTTTGCACAGATCGTCTTCCAGGGATTCAATCGCCTCGAGTATAGCGCGGCCGTCCAGGCGATCAGTGGGGCGACCCGGCTCGTCTTTGCGGTCGGCTTCGTGTTACTCGGGTTCGGTGCGATCGGTGCGCTGTTCGGGTACATCGTCGGTTACGCGCTCGCGGGGGTGGTCGGTCTCGCCCTCCTCTATCGCCGGTTTTACGGCGAGTACGAACCCGCCGAGAACTACGAAGAAGGGCTTTCGCGGCGATTGCTCGAGTACAGCGTGCCGTTGACGGCGACGCGCAGCGCGAACGTCATCGACAAGCGGATCGACGTCGTTCTCGTAGGCGTCTTTCTTACGCCCGCTGCAGTCGGCTTCTACCAGCTCGGCAAACAGATCGTCGACTTCGTGCTCGCGCCCGCCGAGTCGCTCGGCTTTACGATTTCGCCGAACTTCGGCGAGCAGAAAGCCGCTGGCCAGCTCGAGCAGGCTCGCCAGATCTATGAGACCTCGCTGACCCACACGATGTTGCTCTACGTCCCGGCCGCGGCGGGACTCGTCCTGGTGGCCGAACCGTTCGTTACGATGGTCTTCGGTGCCGATTACGCGGGTGCAGTGCCAGTCCTCCAGATCCTCGCGGGCTTCGTCGTGCTCCAGGCGATCACCAATCTTACGAGCGATAGTCTGGACTACCTCGGTCGTGCTCGAGAGCGTGCGATCGCGAAGGGAGCGACGTCGATCGCCAATTTCGGGCTCAACATCGTTCTCATCCCGACGATGGGTGTCATCGGCGCTGCAATTGCGACGGTCATGACCCACACGGTGTACGTCGCGGTGAACGTCTACGTCGTTCACACCGAACTCTCGCTTCGGCTGGCTCGCCTCGGGCGGGCAATGGGGCTCGTCTGTGCGATCACGGCCGTAATGGCAGGTGCCGTCTGGATCGTCACCCCGATGATCTCGAGTCTGGCGATGCTGTTCGGGGCGATCGCTCTCGGGACGGCAACCTGGGCCGTCCTGGCGGTTGCAAGTGGTATGCTCGATCTCCGAGAAGTTCGAGCCGTTATTCGATGA
- a CDS encoding RimK family alpha-L-glutamate ligase — translation MADVDPVTVGVLSLHTSKETKAILNAVEDLGHETEWLRTENTSVSVTGGSVVLEPDVDVIANRMLLSNTEHPAEELGLANTFAQLVPTLNEPTAVLTAIHKLSTATTLAANDVRTPDVTLALSSDTLNATRDRYGEEAVYKTAIGTHGGGTWKVGPDDPVNAMVGNRYAFLQELVEQEDTRHRDVRVYVVGGEVVAAMYRYAPDNDWRTNVALGGSVEDATDDLPEDAKEMARRASSAVGLDYAGVDLVEGDEGWFVLEVNPTAGFKGLYQATDVSPAPYIAKLAIERAGGSVDDDRVQELSTILDDTRPTAQPSKPAQDETDPVIIGYIEEVVLSGTSGSASVLAKSDTGATRTSIDTSLAAEIGAGPIKSITRVKSGSSKTARSRPVVDVVVGIGGNRHTVTASVEDRSHMDYQVLLGRDILSHYQVDVSRRTDGDDGDTPEEEE, via the coding sequence ATGGCCGACGTCGATCCCGTAACTGTCGGGGTACTGAGTCTCCACACGAGTAAAGAAACGAAAGCAATTCTCAACGCCGTCGAAGACCTCGGACACGAGACCGAGTGGCTTCGGACCGAAAACACCTCCGTCAGCGTCACCGGTGGGAGTGTCGTTCTCGAGCCAGACGTCGACGTAATCGCCAACCGGATGTTGCTATCGAACACCGAGCATCCCGCCGAGGAACTGGGGCTTGCGAACACCTTCGCCCAGCTCGTCCCCACACTCAACGAGCCGACAGCGGTGCTGACGGCGATCCACAAACTCTCGACGGCGACGACGTTGGCCGCAAACGACGTCCGGACCCCCGACGTCACGCTTGCGCTCAGTAGCGACACCCTCAACGCGACTCGAGACCGCTACGGCGAGGAGGCGGTCTACAAGACGGCGATCGGTACCCATGGCGGCGGGACGTGGAAAGTCGGCCCCGACGACCCGGTCAACGCGATGGTCGGCAACCGGTACGCGTTCCTCCAGGAGTTAGTCGAGCAGGAAGATACCAGACACCGCGACGTTCGCGTCTACGTCGTCGGCGGCGAGGTCGTCGCGGCGATGTACCGGTACGCACCCGACAACGACTGGCGGACCAACGTCGCCCTCGGCGGTTCCGTCGAGGACGCAACCGACGACCTCCCAGAGGATGCAAAGGAGATGGCACGGCGAGCGTCGTCGGCCGTCGGCCTCGACTACGCGGGTGTCGACCTCGTCGAAGGCGACGAGGGCTGGTTCGTCCTCGAGGTCAATCCGACGGCGGGATTCAAGGGGCTCTACCAGGCGACAGACGTCAGTCCGGCGCCGTACATCGCCAAACTCGCGATTGAACGGGCCGGTGGCAGCGTCGACGACGACCGCGTCCAGGAGCTTTCGACGATACTCGACGACACTCGACCGACGGCCCAGCCGTCAAAGCCGGCCCAGGACGAGACTGATCCAGTCATCATCGGCTATATCGAAGAAGTCGTCCTCTCGGGCACCAGCGGATCGGCGTCGGTGCTGGCGAAGTCCGACACCGGGGCGACCCGAACGAGCATCGACACCTCGCTGGCCGCCGAGATCGGCGCTGGGCCGATCAAATCCATCACGCGTGTGAAATCGGGGAGTAGCAAGACGGCACGAAGTCGCCCCGTCGTCGACGTCGTGGTCGGGATCGGCGGCAACCGCCATACCGTCACTGCAAGCGTCGAAGACCGCAGTCACATGGATTACCAGGTGCTTCTGGGTCGGGACATTCTGTCTCACTACCAGGTCGACGTCAGTCGCCGCACCGACGGCGACGACGGCGATACACCGGAAGAAGAGGAGTAG
- a CDS encoding PRC-barrel domain-containing protein: MSTVLASTLSEAPVMCTDGTELGTVRNLTMTVETGELEWVLVTPLHDDVSTEFDRADDGTIRIPATRVVGLDDYLMIDGRNSTA; encoded by the coding sequence ATGTCGACAGTCCTCGCCTCGACGCTCTCCGAAGCGCCCGTGATGTGTACCGACGGAACAGAACTCGGGACGGTTCGAAACCTCACGATGACCGTCGAAACCGGCGAACTCGAGTGGGTTCTCGTCACCCCACTCCATGACGACGTGAGTACCGAATTCGACCGAGCAGACGACGGAACGATCCGTATCCCCGCGACTCGAGTCGTCGGCCTCGACGACTACCTCATGATCGACGGAAGGAATTCGACCGCCTAG
- a CDS encoding DNA-3-methyladenine glycosylase family protein, with protein MLEEAHSVLRDDPVMATLLDRHDPYEEPDWDEYERLCISIINQQLSTASATAVRERVFDRLEGEVTPETVLAADDGALRDAGLSRSKVEYLRNAARAFQNGDFSRSGLANHSNDEVIDLLTEIRGIGEWTARMYLLFVLERPDVLPLGDLAVRRGIEQLYANGEELTRAQMREIAEAWRPYRSVATRYIWAEYESE; from the coding sequence ATGTTAGAAGAGGCTCACTCCGTTCTCCGAGACGACCCCGTGATGGCGACGCTTCTTGACCGTCACGACCCGTACGAGGAACCCGACTGGGACGAATACGAACGGCTCTGTATCTCGATCATCAACCAGCAACTCTCGACCGCGAGCGCGACGGCCGTTCGCGAGCGCGTCTTCGACCGTCTCGAGGGCGAAGTGACGCCCGAAACCGTCCTCGCCGCCGACGACGGGGCGCTTCGGGATGCGGGGCTCTCTCGCAGTAAGGTCGAGTACCTTCGAAACGCCGCTCGAGCCTTCCAAAACGGCGATTTCTCGCGTTCGGGACTGGCAAACCACTCCAACGACGAGGTGATCGACCTGCTCACCGAGATCAGGGGAATCGGCGAGTGGACGGCCCGGATGTACCTCCTGTTCGTCCTCGAGCGGCCGGATGTCCTTCCGCTTGGTGATCTTGCGGTCCGACGCGGAATCGAACAGTTGTACGCCAACGGCGAGGAGTTGACTCGAGCGCAGATGCGCGAGATCGCCGAAGCGTGGCGTCCGTACCGAAGCGTTGCGACCAGATACATCTGGGCCGAGTACGAGTCGGAGTAG